A DNA window from Solanum lycopersicum chromosome 3, SLM_r2.1 contains the following coding sequences:
- the LOC138347506 gene encoding uncharacterized protein, which produces MTGTRTNATEPQIDGREDQVPPDPVVTPLLQDTLLRVLSVLEVFSQGGGATTTPHDSPSGPARDWWRTCSRVLPAESPPVTWEQFASAFQDRFIPRSVREESRLRFKSLRQDGLSVTEYEVRFCQLSRHALAIIPNETERIRRFVRGLTFSIRSAVFRTSREGTSFHSIVSAAKEAELMEREEFRNPKRARISGQFQGASSGGRGSQRVSGSFQQHGPIHASKPTFEGGQTSRGSYGPGSTFSYVSTYFAAKFDMICDSMTIPIRVSTPLGKPLVVDREYRSCLVSLAGYDTWVDLIILGMVDFDVILGMDWLSPYHAVLDCNAKIVTLAMPGVSRVEWKSVSGSYPSKVISFIRAQRMVERGCLSYLAFIWDTSVEPHPMDSVPVVQEFLDVFPSDLPGVPPDRDIDFASDLEPDTKPISIPPYRMDPVELKELKVQLQDLLSKAFIRPGYYRRFVQSFSTIAAPFPRLTRHDISEESDGMTAFIEARSSLVEQIRAHQFDDEKLCLIRDKRDITDFVLRCLTCQKVKCEHQRPGGVSQRMPIPTWKWERITIDFVVGLPTTVGGYDSIWVVVDRLTKSAHFIPVRVKYTAENYHSSIQMAPFEALYGKRYRSPIGWFDSAEMDSLDTELLRDAMEQGDHVWLRVSPMKGVMRFGKKGKLITRFIGPFEILSRVGEVTYKLALTPSLSALHPIFHVSMLRMYIPDESHVLSLDSVELGPDLTFEEEPIAILDRLVRKLRTKDIASVKVQWKHRSVREATWEAESDMRARYPQLFEASGNYFYSMFEDEHDF; this is translated from the exons atgacggGGACTAGAACTAATGCTACTG aacctcagattgatggcagggaggaccaggttcctccagatcctgtagtcacacctttgcttcaggatacactattgagggtgttaagtgtgcttGAGGTcttttctcagggtggtggtgcgactaccacaccacatgactctc cttctggaccagcgagagactggtggaggacttgTTCGAGGGTTTTGCCAGCTGaatctcctccagtgacttgggagcagtttgctagtgcattccaagatcgttttatcccaaggagcgtgagagaggagagtcgcttaAGGTTTAAGAGtctgagacaggatggtttatccgttacagagtatgaggtgcgtttttgccagttgtctaggcatgcgttggccattattccaaatgagacagagaggatccgcagatttgtgaggggattgactttctctatcaggtcagctgtgtttcgAACATCTAGGGAGGGGACTTCTTTCCATtccattgtgagcgccgccaaagaggccgaattgatggagagagaggagtttcGGAACCCTAAAAGAGCTCGTATATCAGGTCAGTTTCAgggtgcctcatctggaggtaggggatcacagagagtgagtggttcttttcagcagcaTGGACCGATTCATGCATCTAAGCCaacatttgagggtggccagacatctaggggttcttatggCCCAG gttctacattctcttatgtgtctacgtattttgctgctaaatttgatatgatatgtgatagcatgactaTACCTATTCGCGTTTCTACACCCCTGGGcaagcccttagtggtggatcgagagtatcgatcctgtcttgtttctttagctgggtatgacacttgggtagacttaatcattctagggatggtagactttgatgttatcttgggtatggattggctttctccttatcacGCTGtacttgattgtaatgctaagattgtgactttagcaatgcctggtgtttcgagggttgagtggaagagtgttagtggctcttatcctagcaaggttatctcttttattcGTGCTCAGAGAatggtggagagggggtgtttgtcttacttagcgtTTATTtgggatactagtgttgaaccacatcccatggactctgttcccgtggttcaggagtttctcgatgtatttccttctgatcttccaggtgttcctcccgatagggatatcgattttgctaGTGATTTAGAGCCAGacactaagcctatttctatccctccataCCGTATGGATCCagtagagttgaaagaattgaaggttcagttgcaggatttattgagtaaggctTTTATTCGCCCTG gctattatcgacgatttgttcagagtttctctactattgcagctccatttcctagattgactcgacatgat ATCTCAgaggagagtgatgggatgacTGCTTTTATAGAGGCtcgatcttctttagtcgagcagattcgtgcacaccagtttgatgatgaaaaattatgtctcattcgagacaaa agagatattacagactttgttttgaggtgtttgacttgccagaaggtcaagtgtgagcaccagcggcctGGGGGTGTATCTCaaaggatgcctattcctacttggaagtgggagcggattactataGACTTcgttgtgggtttgcctaccacagtgggtggttatgactctatttgggttgttgttgataggctgaccaagtctgcccacttcattccggttcgggtgaagtatacggcagaaaa ttatcactctagtatccagatggccccatttgaggcgttGTATGGAAAGCGGTATAGGTctccgattggttggtttgattcggcggagatggactctttggatacagaaTTGCTgagagatgctatggagcaa ggtgatcatgtttggctccgagtatcacccatgaagggtgtgatgaggttcggaaagaagggcaagcttataACTAGATTCATTGGCCCTTTTGAGATTTTAAGCCGAGTTGGAGAGGTGacctataagttggccttgaCACCTAGTTTGTCAGCACTAcatcctatttttcatgtctctatgcttcggatGTATATTCCGGACGAATCTCATGTGCTTTCACTTGATTCTGTGGAGTTGGGTCCAGACTTAACATTTGaagaggagcctatagctattttggataggctGGTTCGAAAGCTTAGAACCAAGGAtattgcttcagtgaaggtgcagtggaagcaccgatcagtgagagaggcaacttgggaggctgagtctgacatgcgtgccagatatcctcaactttttgaagcttcaGGTAATTACTTTTActctatgttcgaggacgaacatgatttttag